Proteins found in one Micrococcales bacterium genomic segment:
- a CDS encoding class F sortase → MSGSRRPAAWAVVCAISAITTAGLLGASVFAASGADVSMALPPAKSWPAPTPSPIPSPTAEVAQAEPTHVAIPAIGVDADVKEFTLEDAAGSSSRRTGTSCLVDGLIICINPPLFDLAYWMRAGAGGIAYGDMPGTEAQGNVYLIAHASHQVEAVFTDLYQLAVGDEIAVTNENGELTYQVQEVVQVGKDSFTTMPQALEQVPGRLLLVTCYYGPSAEFQGGSAAANVVVVAQLTEGKPVDS, encoded by the coding sequence ATGTCTGGATCACGGCGCCCAGCGGCGTGGGCGGTGGTGTGTGCCATCTCGGCCATCACCACCGCCGGCTTGCTGGGCGCTTCTGTATTTGCGGCATCGGGCGCAGACGTCTCCATGGCCTTGCCGCCGGCGAAGTCGTGGCCGGCGCCCACGCCCAGCCCCATACCCAGCCCCACCGCCGAGGTGGCCCAAGCCGAACCTACCCACGTAGCGATCCCCGCCATTGGCGTTGACGCCGATGTAAAGGAGTTCACGCTTGAGGACGCCGCCGGTTCTTCCTCCCGCCGGACCGGCACCTCCTGCTTGGTTGACGGCCTGATTATCTGCATTAATCCACCGCTGTTTGACCTGGCCTATTGGATGAGGGCCGGCGCGGGGGGCATAGCCTACGGCGACATGCCCGGCACAGAGGCGCAGGGCAACGTCTACCTGATTGCGCATGCCTCTCACCAAGTCGAGGCCGTCTTCACTGACCTCTACCAGCTTGCGGTGGGCGACGAGATCGCCGTTACCAACGAAAACGGCGAACTGACCTACCAGGTCCAAGAGGTGGTCCAGGTTGGTAAGGATTCCTTCACCACCATGCCCCAGGCGCTTGAGCAGGTCCCCGGCAGGCTGCTGCTGGTGACCTGCTACTACGGGCCGTCGGCGGAATTCCAGGGTGGCTCGGCCGCGGCCAACGTGGTAGTCGTGGCCCAGTTGACGGAAGGAAAACCGGTTGACTCCTGA
- a CDS encoding LCP family protein yields the protein MQNDETSKPEETVINSGPEETEKGSRSGEGDEADEADKTKEASRSENTDKTADPEEPTEGPEPEEPKEDSEPAKTGDDSETQEKGEATPDQGAGAAPAKTDEPPNAPYDCRRPRASTMAKRLVAMASLIPVLLAADLLAMVNSIERLDTPKPFTQSQSKTWVIIGSDDRSYQPDAGEGPSYMLGPRVGGQRADVVIAVRVDQNGVRALSIPRDLFLEPAPAYMPQRLTTLLNEGPAAVTSALCLDLGIPADHLVIVRLEGFVKLIDLIGGIDIEVPYPIRDENSGLDIAQSGRVHLDGRAALAFVRSRHAEQKIDGEWVQDDETTGASQRAASAGTVLSAAASKAASIRDPLVLHALAREAAKSTALDSRTSLFDLRDLTMLRGVNIPTLPVDTGDSELLFKTNDSTFNTLTKMGYQRGGCSMTGVEPPSTEPPPTESPALGNE from the coding sequence GTGCAGAACGACGAAACCTCTAAACCCGAAGAGACTGTAATCAATTCGGGACCCGAAGAAACCGAAAAGGGCTCTAGATCCGGGGAAGGCGACGAGGCTGACGAAGCCGACAAGACCAAGGAAGCCTCGAGAAGCGAAAATACCGACAAGACTGCCGACCCTGAGGAACCCACCGAAGGGCCGGAACCAGAGGAACCCAAGGAAGACTCAGAACCTGCAAAGACCGGCGACGACTCCGAAACTCAGGAGAAAGGCGAGGCTACCCCTGACCAGGGCGCCGGAGCCGCCCCGGCGAAAACAGATGAGCCTCCGAATGCTCCTTACGACTGCCGGCGCCCCCGCGCCAGCACTATGGCCAAGCGGCTGGTGGCAATGGCATCGCTGATCCCGGTGCTGCTGGCAGCGGACCTGTTGGCAATGGTCAATAGCATCGAGCGGCTCGACACCCCCAAGCCATTCACCCAGTCCCAATCCAAAACTTGGGTCATCATTGGCTCAGACGACCGGTCCTACCAGCCTGATGCCGGCGAGGGTCCTTCCTACATGCTTGGGCCTCGCGTTGGAGGGCAGCGGGCCGACGTGGTGATCGCAGTTCGCGTCGACCAGAACGGTGTGCGAGCCCTGTCGATTCCACGCGACCTGTTCTTGGAGCCAGCACCGGCCTATATGCCGCAGCGGCTGACAACTTTGCTGAATGAGGGCCCGGCGGCCGTGACCTCGGCCTTGTGCCTTGACCTGGGTATCCCGGCTGACCATCTGGTGATTGTCCGGCTCGAAGGCTTCGTCAAACTGATTGACCTGATTGGCGGCATCGACATCGAAGTGCCTTACCCGATCCGCGACGAAAACAGCGGCCTGGACATCGCTCAGTCCGGTCGGGTCCACCTTGACGGCCGGGCCGCCTTGGCCTTTGTCCGCTCCCGGCATGCGGAACAAAAGATCGACGGGGAGTGGGTCCAGGATGACGAGACAACCGGCGCCTCTCAGCGAGCCGCCTCGGCCGGCACGGTGTTAAGCGCGGCGGCCTCAAAGGCGGCCAGCATTCGCGATCCACTGGTACTCCACGCTCTGGCCAGGGAGGCGGCCAAGAGCACGGCGCTCGATTCGCGTACCTCGCTCTTCGACCTGCGTGACCTGACCATGCTGCGCGGCGTCAACATCCCGACCTTGCCGGTAGACACGGGTGACTCGGAGCTTCTCTTCAAGACCAACGACTCTACCTTCAACACTCTGACCAAGATGGGCTACCAGCGCGGCGGCTGCTCCATGACGGGGGTAGAACCGCCATCGACCGAACCACCACCCACCGAATCACCGGCCTTAGGGAATGAGTGA
- a CDS encoding zinc ribbon domain-containing protein, translated as MLRAFTRNYEDNSTEAGFEFTFYCDNCHDGFKSSFIESETAKKGKGLRALTQGAGIVGSFLGGRASSAGWAAERGGSVLSERFNGMSPEWHKEHENAFGMGQNEAQQHFHRCHNCSTYVCDACYNEDAGLCIKCAPRQEVYVAQAHAGAMRRNIDQAAESAQVWSGTIESKTTVCPSCGKPAGSGKFCNNCGASMALSSCPKCGAEVALGVAFCGSCGTSMQQAAAPPAPPPGQCGNCGQQNQPGGRFCGGCGAPLAG; from the coding sequence ATGCTGAGGGCTTTTACCAGGAACTACGAGGACAACTCGACCGAGGCCGGCTTCGAGTTTACGTTCTACTGCGATAACTGCCACGACGGCTTCAAGTCAAGCTTCATCGAGTCGGAAACTGCCAAAAAGGGCAAGGGCCTGCGGGCTTTGACCCAGGGTGCTGGCATTGTTGGCAGTTTCCTCGGTGGCCGGGCCTCAAGCGCCGGCTGGGCGGCCGAGCGCGGTGGCTCGGTCCTATCCGAGCGCTTCAACGGCATGAGCCCTGAATGGCACAAGGAGCATGAGAACGCCTTTGGCATGGGCCAAAACGAGGCCCAGCAGCACTTCCACCGCTGCCACAACTGCAGCACCTATGTTTGCGACGCCTGCTACAACGAAGACGCTGGGCTCTGCATCAAATGTGCGCCGCGCCAAGAGGTTTATGTTGCTCAGGCCCACGCCGGTGCCATGAGGCGCAACATCGACCAGGCTGCCGAATCAGCCCAAGTCTGGTCCGGCACAATCGAATCGAAGACCACGGTTTGCCCCAGTTGCGGCAAGCCGGCCGGCAGTGGCAAGTTCTGCAACAACTGCGGAGCTTCGATGGCCCTGTCGAGCTGCCCCAAATGTGGAGCCGAAGTGGCCCTGGGCGTGGCTTTCTGCGGCTCATGCGGCACGTCTATGCAGCAGGCCGCCGCGCCGCCGGCGCCGCCGCCCGGCCAGTGCGGCAATTGCGGCCAGCAGAACCAGCCTGGTGGCCGCTTCTGTGGCGGCTGCGGTGCCCCACTGGCCGGCTAA
- the thrS gene encoding threonine--tRNA ligase encodes MTIVVDGEPIELDQVATGASLYDGRKDVVVVRVNGELKDLDQPIIDGSTVEAVTLAEPDGLMVLRHSAAHLLAQAVQQINPEANLGIGPPITDGFYYDFEVQEPFTPEDLKQLEKVMTRLAAQGQTFARRVVSDDQAKEELSNEPYKLELIGLKGGADQGASQEAAEGAAVEVGEGELTIYDNVNRQGQTVWKDLCRGPHIPTSQLLKKGTFKLMRSAAAYWRGSEENPQLQRIYGTAWASQEDLKAHTERLAEAERRDHRKLGQELDLFSFPEEIGSGLPVFHPKGGIIRQEMEDYSRRRHVEANYDFVYTPHITKQRLFQISGHLDWFADGMYPPMHLDEERNQDGSIRRQGQNYYLKPMNCPMHNLIFASRGRSYRELPLRLFEFGTVYRYEKSGVVHGLTRARGFSQDDAHIYCTKEQARDELASLLTFVIDLLADYGLDDFYLELSSRDPDHSVGSDEVWDEAMQTLEEVGRASGLDLVPDPGGAAFYGPKISVQTRDAIGRTWQISTIQLDFNMPELFGLEYTAADGSRQRPVMIHRALFGSIERFFAILTEHYAGAFPPWLAPVQVRGIPVAGEFEPHLDQVLDQLKLRGVRVEMDRSDDRFGKKIRTAATEKVPFVLIAGADDVAAKAVSFRFRDGRQDNQVPIDQAIERVCQVIQNRERDA; translated from the coding sequence ATGACGATAGTTGTCGATGGCGAACCCATCGAATTGGACCAGGTAGCTACCGGAGCCAGCCTGTATGACGGCCGCAAGGACGTGGTGGTAGTTCGGGTCAACGGAGAGCTGAAGGATCTGGACCAACCCATCATTGACGGTTCGACCGTTGAGGCTGTCACCCTGGCCGAGCCGGACGGCCTTATGGTGCTGAGGCATTCCGCCGCCCACCTGCTGGCCCAAGCCGTCCAACAGATCAACCCCGAAGCCAACTTGGGTATTGGCCCGCCCATCACCGACGGTTTCTACTACGACTTCGAGGTCCAAGAACCGTTCACCCCTGAAGACCTCAAGCAGCTCGAGAAGGTCATGACCCGCCTGGCCGCCCAGGGGCAGACCTTTGCCCGCCGCGTCGTCAGCGACGACCAGGCCAAAGAAGAACTCTCTAACGAGCCCTACAAACTTGAGCTGATTGGTCTCAAAGGCGGCGCAGACCAGGGTGCCTCGCAGGAAGCCGCTGAAGGCGCCGCCGTCGAAGTGGGCGAAGGCGAGCTGACTATCTATGACAACGTTAATCGCCAGGGCCAAACCGTTTGGAAGGATCTGTGCCGCGGGCCGCACATCCCTACTAGCCAGCTGCTGAAAAAGGGCACTTTCAAGCTGATGCGGTCAGCTGCCGCCTACTGGCGCGGTTCGGAGGAAAACCCGCAGCTGCAGCGCATTTACGGCACGGCTTGGGCTAGCCAAGAAGACCTAAAGGCCCACACCGAACGCCTGGCGGAAGCCGAGCGCCGCGACCACAGGAAACTGGGCCAAGAGCTCGACTTATTCTCCTTCCCCGAAGAAATCGGTTCCGGCCTGCCCGTTTTCCATCCCAAAGGCGGCATCATCCGCCAGGAGATGGAGGACTACTCGCGCCGCCGCCACGTCGAAGCCAACTACGACTTTGTTTATACCCCACATATCACCAAACAGCGGCTGTTCCAGATCTCCGGGCACCTCGACTGGTTTGCCGACGGCATGTATCCGCCCATGCACTTGGACGAAGAACGCAACCAAGACGGCTCAATTCGCCGCCAGGGGCAGAACTATTACCTAAAACCGATGAACTGCCCCATGCACAACTTGATCTTCGCCTCGCGCGGCCGGTCCTACAGGGAGCTACCGCTCAGGCTGTTCGAGTTCGGCACGGTTTATCGCTACGAGAAATCCGGTGTGGTCCACGGGCTAACCAGGGCCCGCGGTTTTTCCCAAGATGACGCCCACATTTACTGCACTAAAGAACAAGCCCGCGACGAGCTGGCCTCGCTATTGACCTTCGTAATAGACCTGCTGGCGGACTACGGCCTAGACGACTTCTATCTGGAATTATCCTCACGCGACCCGGACCATTCGGTTGGCAGCGACGAGGTCTGGGACGAGGCCATGCAGACCCTGGAAGAAGTCGGCCGGGCCAGCGGGCTCGATCTAGTGCCGGATCCAGGCGGGGCGGCCTTCTACGGCCCCAAGATCTCCGTCCAAACCCGCGACGCCATTGGCCGGACCTGGCAAATCTCCACCATCCAACTCGACTTCAATATGCCGGAACTCTTTGGCCTGGAATACACCGCGGCCGACGGCTCACGCCAGCGTCCAGTCATGATCCACCGCGCCCTATTCGGCTCGATTGAGCGCTTCTTCGCCATTTTGACCGAGCACTACGCCGGCGCCTTCCCACCCTGGCTGGCCCCAGTCCAAGTCCGCGGCATCCCGGTGGCGGGCGAATTCGAACCCCACCTGGACCAGGTTCTGGACCAGCTCAAGCTGCGCGGTGTGCGCGTCGAAATGGATCGCTCCGATGACCGCTTCGGCAAGAAGATCCGCACCGCCGCCACCGAAAAGGTGCCGTTTGTCCTGATCGCCGGGGCCGATGACGTAGCCGCCAAAGCGGTTTCCTTCCGTTTCAGGGACGGCCGACAAGACAACCAAGTGCCGATCGATCAAGCCATTGAGCGGGTCTGCCAGGTTATCCAGAACCGAGAGCGTGATGCCTGA
- a CDS encoding HIT domain-containing protein — MPETEDSAKFAGQVDGYDRLWVPHRMTYVAGPNRPKDQGEHDCPFCAAPGQDDEVALVVARGERVFALLNLYPYNSGHVLICPYRHVPDLTDLTTDEANELMAFSQQAVKALQATRQPQGFNLGLNLGAVAGAGLAAHLHLHVVPRWRGDANFMPIVAQVRALPELLGTTREALAREWGA, encoded by the coding sequence ATGCCTGAGACCGAGGACAGCGCCAAGTTTGCCGGCCAGGTCGACGGTTATGACCGGCTCTGGGTGCCGCATCGCATGACCTATGTGGCCGGTCCCAACCGGCCCAAGGACCAAGGCGAACATGACTGCCCGTTCTGCGCCGCGCCTGGTCAAGACGACGAGGTCGCCCTGGTGGTGGCCCGCGGCGAGCGTGTCTTCGCTTTGCTCAACCTTTACCCCTACAACTCCGGCCACGTCTTGATTTGCCCCTACCGCCATGTGCCGGACCTGACCGACTTGACCACCGACGAGGCCAACGAGCTAATGGCCTTTAGCCAACAGGCCGTCAAAGCCCTCCAAGCCACCCGTCAACCCCAAGGCTTCAACTTGGGACTCAACTTGGGGGCGGTGGCGGGGGCCGGCCTGGCCGCCCATTTGCATTTGCATGTGGTGCCACGCTGGCGTGGTGACGCCAATTTCATGCCGATCGTGGCCCAGGTCAGGGCGCTACCAGAACTGCTTGGCACCACCAGGGAAGCGCTGGCCCGTGAGTGGGGCGCTTGA
- a CDS encoding CDP-alcohol phosphatidyltransferase family protein: MLGLNGRQVAKVVFTPPAKVLVKVGITPNWVTAIGTLATCGVALGLYPTGHLWLASVLLGALICTDALDGTMARLTGTTSKWGAFLDSTLDRVADAAIFGGLTIYLARQGDLWGTVAGVGCLALGAVVPYARAKAEALGLSAAIGLAERSDRLIVALVTAFITGLGAPRLVLVIGLGLLALASAITICQRAWVVYAQVKRASATPGQSQAP; encoded by the coding sequence ATGCTTGGGCTCAACGGCCGCCAGGTCGCCAAGGTAGTTTTCACCCCACCGGCAAAAGTTCTAGTCAAAGTGGGCATCACACCCAATTGGGTCACCGCCATTGGCACGCTGGCAACTTGCGGCGTGGCCCTGGGTCTCTACCCAACCGGCCACCTTTGGCTCGCTTCAGTCCTGCTGGGCGCGCTGATCTGCACCGACGCCCTGGACGGCACTATGGCCCGCCTAACCGGGACAACCTCCAAATGGGGCGCCTTCCTTGACTCGACCTTGGACCGGGTGGCCGATGCCGCCATTTTTGGCGGCCTGACTATCTATCTGGCTAGACAGGGTGACCTTTGGGGGACCGTGGCCGGGGTGGGCTGCCTGGCCCTGGGTGCGGTGGTGCCCTACGCCCGGGCCAAAGCCGAAGCGCTTGGCCTAAGCGCCGCCATCGGCCTAGCCGAACGGAGCGACCGGCTGATAGTCGCCCTGGTGACAGCCTTTATCACCGGGCTGGGCGCGCCCCGCCTAGTTCTGGTGATTGGTTTGGGTCTGCTCGCACTGGCCTCGGCCATTACCATTTGCCAGCGCGCCTGGGTGGTTTACGCCCAGGTCAAACGGGCCAGCGCCACGCCAGGCCAGAGCCAGGCGCCATGA
- a CDS encoding phosphatidylinositol mannoside acyltransferase, which produces MNLTALAWRVVPRLPQRLAAGIFNLAADLSWAVRSKNCRRLTANLARVRPEMNHRQIRRLTRRGLRRTLKYYREAFCLGRYSQGQIDRLVHLEDHDRVVKMLGQPPQGILAMGHMGNWDAAGAWSAVNLAPVITVGEHVQPERLFQEFMAMRARIGMTVIPFEKGQSAYHQLLAKAQVETPYIMPLLADRDLSSSGVEVDMFGRKMLVGAGPAVLAIDTGRPLLPVSMHSRGRNYVLRIHLAIEPKAGLSRSEQVQYLSQAWASVLAKEIYDHPADWHMYQKVFVEDLDPARLAKVRQLARGVNDGGEPA; this is translated from the coding sequence ATGAACCTGACGGCCTTGGCATGGCGGGTGGTACCGCGCCTGCCCCAGCGTTTGGCCGCCGGGATCTTCAACCTGGCGGCCGATCTATCTTGGGCCGTCCGCTCCAAGAACTGCCGGCGACTGACCGCCAACCTGGCTCGGGTCAGGCCGGAAATGAACCACCGACAAATTAGGCGGCTGACCCGCCGGGGGCTGCGCCGCACTTTGAAGTACTACCGCGAGGCCTTTTGCCTAGGCAGGTACTCCCAGGGGCAAATCGACCGCCTGGTCCACCTCGAGGACCACGACCGGGTGGTCAAAATGCTGGGGCAGCCGCCGCAGGGCATTTTGGCCATGGGCCATATGGGCAACTGGGACGCCGCCGGCGCCTGGTCCGCCGTCAACCTGGCACCGGTCATCACCGTGGGCGAGCATGTCCAACCGGAGCGTCTGTTTCAAGAGTTTATGGCCATGCGGGCGCGGATCGGAATGACCGTCATCCCATTCGAAAAGGGCCAATCCGCCTACCACCAGCTACTGGCCAAAGCCCAGGTCGAAACCCCCTACATTATGCCGCTGCTGGCAGACCGCGACCTGTCCTCCTCTGGCGTCGAAGTCGACATGTTTGGCCGCAAGATGCTGGTCGGGGCTGGCCCGGCGGTTTTGGCAATTGACACCGGGCGGCCGTTGCTGCCGGTCTCAATGCACAGCCGGGGCCGCAACTACGTGCTGCGCATTCACCTGGCCATCGAACCCAAAGCCGGTCTCAGCCGCTCAGAACAGGTTCAATACCTGTCTCAGGCCTGGGCCAGTGTCCTGGCCAAAGAGATCTACGACCACCCGGCCGATTGGCATATGTACCAGAAGGTCTTCGTCGAGGATCTGGACCCGGCCCGCCTGGCCAAAGTCCGCCAGCTGGCGAGAGGTGTCAACGATGGCGGTGAACCAGCATGA
- a CDS encoding glycosyltransferase family 4 protein → MRIGLVCPYSFDVPGGVQFHIRDLAQELIARRHEVSVLAPAEETTPVPDYVVPTGRTVPIHYNGSVARLSFGPVTAARTRRWVAEGNFDLLHVHEPITPSVSMLALINAQGPIVATFHSSQLRSRALKAAFPLVRAALEKLVGVIAVSEDARRTVVDHLGTDAIIIPNGVYVDHFQGPADPRWQGTKEQPVIAFLGRLDEPRKGLAVLEGAIGPVLETFPEARFVVAGNGDAAASAARLGDQARAVEYLGPISEPDKVALLSHCSAYVAPQTGGESFGIVLVEAMSAGAPVVASDLGAFSRVADAGALARLFPVGDSIGLAEALIDTLTQVEQTDAMRRAAQVAAHRYDWSVVTDSILTLYDVATSSGAGAVKAAPRRETWGRI, encoded by the coding sequence ATGAGGATTGGACTGGTTTGCCCCTACTCCTTTGACGTGCCCGGTGGTGTCCAATTCCATATCCGCGACCTGGCCCAAGAGCTGATCGCCCGCCGCCATGAGGTCTCCGTCCTGGCCCCGGCCGAAGAAACCACCCCGGTGCCTGATTACGTCGTTCCAACCGGTCGCACGGTGCCGATCCACTACAACGGTTCGGTTGCTCGCCTCAGCTTTGGCCCGGTCACGGCCGCCCGGACCCGGCGCTGGGTGGCGGAAGGCAATTTCGACTTGCTCCATGTCCACGAACCGATCACGCCGTCGGTGTCAATGCTGGCGCTGATCAACGCCCAGGGTCCCATCGTGGCCACCTTCCATTCCTCCCAGCTGCGCTCACGCGCCCTCAAAGCGGCCTTTCCCCTGGTCCGGGCGGCCCTGGAAAAGCTGGTTGGCGTTATCGCGGTCAGCGAAGACGCCCGGCGCACGGTGGTCGACCATCTGGGCACCGATGCCATCATCATCCCCAACGGTGTCTACGTCGATCACTTCCAGGGCCCGGCCGACCCACGCTGGCAGGGCACCAAGGAACAGCCGGTGATCGCTTTCCTGGGCCGTCTCGATGAGCCGCGCAAGGGCCTAGCCGTGCTTGAAGGCGCTATTGGCCCTGTGCTTGAGACCTTCCCAGAGGCCCGCTTCGTCGTGGCTGGTAACGGTGACGCGGCGGCCTCAGCTGCGCGCCTGGGCGACCAGGCCCGGGCGGTCGAGTACCTCGGGCCCATCAGCGAGCCAGACAAGGTCGCGCTGCTGTCCCACTGCTCGGCCTATGTGGCGCCGCAGACCGGCGGGGAGTCCTTCGGCATTGTGTTGGTCGAGGCGATGAGCGCCGGTGCGCCGGTGGTGGCCTCCGACTTGGGCGCGTTTAGCCGCGTGGCCGATGCCGGCGCCTTGGCCCGCCTGTTCCCGGTCGGGGATTCGATCGGTTTAGCTGAGGCGCTAATCGACACTTTGACCCAGGTGGAGCAGACCGACGCTATGCGCCGGGCTGCTCAGGTCGCCGCCCACCGCTACGACTGGTCGGTTGTGACCGATTCAATTCTGACGCTTTACGATGTCGCCACTTCGTCTGGTGCCGGCGCGGTCAAGGCCGCGCCGCGGCGCGAGACCTGGGGGAGGATCTAG
- a CDS encoding YebC/PmpR family DNA-binding transcriptional regulator, translating to MSGHSKWATTKHKKAAIDAKRGKLFAKLIKNVEVAARTGGGDPAANPTLYDAIQKAKKSSVPNDNIDRAVKRGSGAEAGGAEYASIMYEGYGPGGVAVLVEALTDNRNRASSDIRLALSRNGGSLANPGSVSYLFSRKGVIEVPPAEGLDEDTVLDAVLDAGAEEVTAGEGGFEIVTAPEDLVTARQALLQAGIDYDSAEVSFVPSVEVALELEGVKKILRLVDTLEDSDDVQNVYTNFDASDEVLAQAMED from the coding sequence ATGTCGGGTCACTCGAAGTGGGCTACCACCAAGCACAAGAAGGCTGCGATTGACGCCAAGCGGGGCAAGCTGTTCGCCAAGCTGATCAAGAACGTTGAAGTGGCCGCTAGGACCGGTGGGGGCGATCCGGCCGCCAACCCGACTTTGTATGACGCTATCCAGAAGGCCAAGAAATCCTCGGTGCCGAATGACAATATTGACCGGGCTGTCAAACGCGGTTCGGGGGCAGAGGCCGGCGGGGCCGAATACGCCTCGATCATGTATGAGGGTTATGGCCCCGGGGGTGTGGCCGTACTGGTCGAAGCTTTGACTGACAACCGCAACCGGGCCAGTTCTGATATCCGCCTCGCCCTGAGCCGCAACGGCGGCTCACTGGCGAACCCAGGCTCGGTCAGTTATTTGTTCAGCCGCAAAGGTGTCATCGAGGTGCCACCGGCCGAGGGCCTAGATGAAGACACCGTCCTAGACGCCGTGCTAGACGCCGGCGCGGAGGAAGTCACCGCCGGCGAAGGCGGCTTTGAGATCGTCACCGCCCCGGAGGATTTGGTCACCGCCCGCCAGGCGCTGCTGCAAGCCGGCATTGACTACGACTCGGCCGAGGTTTCATTCGTACCCAGTGTCGAAGTCGCCCTCGAGCTCGAAGGCGTCAAGAAGATCCTGCGCCTGGTCGACACGCTGGAAGACAGCGATGACGTCCAAAACGTCTACACCAACTTCGACGCCAGCGACGAGGTGCTAGCCCAGGCCATGGAGGACTGA
- the ruvC gene encoding crossover junction endodeoxyribonuclease RuvC, producing the protein MRVLGIDPGLTRCGYGVVDALPGRRLALVGSGVASTDAAAPLDRRLLEMSNQIEAWLEKYQPQAVAVERVFAQQNVLTVMTTAQVAGLALVAAARRDIEVALHTPTEVKAAVTGTGAAAKGQIGQMVARLLNLPGPPKPADVADALALAICHAWRPSTLAPTGRAATPAQKAWLEAERATRQRVKQ; encoded by the coding sequence GTGCGGGTGTTGGGGATCGATCCGGGTTTGACGCGCTGCGGTTATGGTGTGGTTGACGCCCTTCCAGGCCGCCGGCTAGCCCTGGTTGGTAGCGGCGTGGCCAGCACAGATGCCGCCGCGCCGCTGGACCGGCGGCTACTCGAAATGTCGAATCAGATCGAGGCCTGGCTAGAGAAGTACCAGCCGCAGGCGGTAGCGGTAGAGCGGGTTTTTGCCCAGCAAAACGTCCTAACCGTGATGACCACCGCCCAAGTGGCCGGCCTGGCCCTGGTGGCCGCGGCTCGGCGCGACATTGAGGTTGCCCTGCACACGCCAACCGAGGTCAAAGCCGCCGTCACCGGCACCGGCGCTGCGGCCAAAGGCCAAATTGGCCAGATGGTGGCCCGGCTATTGAATCTGCCCGGCCCGCCCAAACCTGCCGATGTGGCCGACGCCCTAGCCCTGGCCATTTGCCACGCCTGGCGACCGTCGACCCTGGCTCCAACCGGCCGGGCCGCCACGCCGGCCCAAAAGGCCTGGCTCGAAGCCGAGCGCGCCACCCGGCAAAGAGTAAAGCAATGA
- the ruvA gene encoding Holliday junction branch migration protein RuvA — translation MIASLNGQVLALSATSAVIECGGVGLSVTLTPAARSSLRPGESALVLTYLVVREDALSLYGFADDAERQVFVTVQSVSGIGPRIALALVSTMTPEALSRAVATGDVAAITRVPGIGRKGAQKLILELEGKLGQAASDSLAGLPAGQAAAEATDALVSLGWPRPKARQAMDRVTAAPDAPSEVGELLKAALRLLGGGRG, via the coding sequence ATGATCGCCTCGCTAAATGGTCAGGTGCTGGCACTGAGCGCCACTTCAGCCGTAATCGAATGTGGCGGAGTTGGACTGAGCGTGACCTTGACTCCGGCCGCCCGCTCGTCCCTGCGGCCAGGCGAGTCTGCCTTGGTCCTGACCTATCTGGTGGTGCGGGAGGACGCCTTGTCGCTCTACGGTTTCGCGGACGATGCCGAACGGCAGGTTTTCGTCACCGTCCAGTCGGTCAGTGGTATCGGTCCGCGCATCGCGCTAGCTCTAGTCTCCACCATGACGCCCGAGGCGCTCAGCCGCGCAGTGGCCACTGGGGACGTGGCCGCCATTACTCGGGTGCCGGGCATCGGTAGGAAAGGCGCCCAAAAGCTGATCCTTGAGCTAGAAGGCAAACTGGGCCAGGCGGCATCGGACAGCTTGGCCGGCCTGCCCGCCGGCCAGGCCGCCGCCGAGGCCACCGACGCCTTAGTCTCGTTGGGTTGGCCCAGACCCAAAGCGCGGCAGGCGATGGACCGGGTGACGGCGGCGCCTGACGCGCCCAGCGAGGTGGGTGAGCTGCTCAAGGCGGCGCTGCGATTGTTAGGCGGTGGCCGTGGCTGA